The following are from one region of the Candidatus Hydrogenedentota bacterium genome:
- a CDS encoding flavodoxin: MSIGLFYGSTNGNTKRIAEMIQEQYPGDVELHKVHEDFDPETFDQYDAIILGSPTYGQGSLQEDWADFIWEMDDVDLSGKKVALFGLGDQGEYPNSFVDALLELYDKVHELGGEVVGSWPTEGYDFKQSKAVVNGAFVGLVLDVDRQAELTKDRLTRWISQISQELQ, from the coding sequence ATGAGTATCGGTTTGTTCTATGGGAGCACGAACGGGAATACGAAGCGCATCGCGGAGATGATCCAGGAGCAGTATCCGGGCGATGTCGAGCTGCACAAGGTGCACGAAGACTTCGACCCCGAAACGTTTGATCAATACGACGCCATCATTCTCGGCTCGCCCACCTACGGCCAGGGTTCGTTGCAGGAGGATTGGGCGGATTTCATCTGGGAGATGGACGACGTGGACCTCTCGGGCAAGAAAGTGGCCCTTTTCGGTTTGGGCGATCAGGGCGAGTATCCGAACAGTTTTGTGGATGCGCTGTTGGAACTCTACGATAAAGTGCACGAGCTTGGCGGCGAGGTGGTGGGCTCCTGGCCGACCGAAGGCTATGACTTCAAGCAATCCAAGGCGGTTGTCAACGGCGCATTCGTGGGGCTTGTTCTTGATGTCGACCGTCAAGCGGAACTGACGAAGGACCGTCTGACGCGGTGGATCAGCCAGATCAGCCAGGAACTCCAATAG
- a CDS encoding alpha/beta hydrolase, translated as MAVLILMAQIVALGAPEGLPFDHTQNVVYGEAHGVGLLMDVFVPRGEKNGAAVIDVVSGAWYSDREKLVEHWAAGMYELHCAKGFTVFAVRPGSVSHFTGEEMIGHIRTALDYVREHADEYGVDPSRIGLVGASAGGHLAALAAVTATPKTQVQAVAVFFPPTDFLDWEGNGDMPDFEEISPLFFEDGVEGHSEDEVKAKARALSPARQVGTNVPQFLLIHGDADTTVPLFQSQTMIAALERAGGKPELIVKPGGEHPWPTIREEVAVMAEWMARQLGAAAAGR; from the coding sequence ATGGCGGTTCTCATACTGATGGCGCAGATTGTGGCGCTGGGCGCACCGGAGGGGTTGCCGTTTGATCACACGCAGAACGTGGTCTACGGCGAGGCCCACGGGGTCGGGCTCCTGATGGATGTATTCGTGCCGCGCGGAGAAAAGAACGGGGCGGCCGTCATTGATGTGGTCAGCGGGGCGTGGTACTCCGACAGGGAGAAGCTCGTGGAGCACTGGGCCGCGGGCATGTACGAACTCCATTGCGCGAAAGGGTTCACGGTGTTCGCGGTGCGGCCGGGCTCGGTGTCCCATTTCACCGGCGAGGAGATGATCGGGCACATCCGAACCGCTCTTGACTATGTGCGCGAGCATGCGGACGAATACGGCGTTGATCCGAGCCGCATCGGGCTGGTGGGCGCATCGGCGGGAGGCCATCTGGCGGCGCTCGCCGCGGTGACCGCGACGCCCAAGACGCAGGTGCAGGCGGTAGCGGTGTTCTTTCCTCCCACTGACTTTCTGGATTGGGAAGGGAACGGGGATATGCCGGACTTCGAAGAGATCAGCCCGCTGTTCTTTGAGGATGGCGTGGAAGGGCATTCTGAAGATGAGGTCAAGGCCAAAGCAAGAGCGCTCTCGCCCGCGCGGCAGGTAGGCACGAACGTGCCGCAGTTTCTGCTCATTCATGGCGACGCGGACACGACGGTGCCGCTATTTCAATCGCAGACGATGATCGCCGCGCTCGAACGGGCAGGCGGCAAACCCGAACTCATCGTCAAACCCGGTGGTGAGCACCCGTGGCCCACTATCCGCGAGGAAGTGGCGGTCATGGCGGAATGGATGGCCCGGCAGCTCGGCGCGGCGGCCGCCGGCAGATGA
- a CDS encoding FN3 domain-containing metallophosphoesterase family protein: MTREFASRRTFLKTAGLTAAAVFARPVPAQEPSEAAAQGPRIAAGPYLQNVSPDAATIMWITDKPCLSWVDYGPTPELGNRIQNSRHGLVDACDLIHRIQLTGLTPGQPYYYRVASREIARFEPYQVDFGGQVQDAVRQFTPPPADASRVEFVVCNDVHGNAETWARLHALAAQKPFDFLVANGDLLDHIQEHGQVTSLFIEPCSKPLEGARPFVFVRGNHEARGQHARHLLDYVDTPAGGYYYAFTRGPVHVLVLDSGEDKKDESGEYFGLVNFKPYLEKEAEWVAEQVKSAAFRQAAFRIVLSHIPLAASGGGNDYRAPIVAALNGAGIDLAISGHTHTFAYNGPEAGRDYPIAIGGANDPANATLIRVEADRATMRMHMALADGTALESREYAAKGA; the protein is encoded by the coding sequence ATGACACGTGAATTTGCCAGCCGCCGTACGTTTCTCAAGACCGCGGGATTGACCGCCGCCGCCGTATTCGCGCGCCCCGTGCCCGCCCAGGAACCATCCGAAGCAGCGGCGCAAGGCCCGCGCATCGCCGCCGGGCCCTATCTGCAGAACGTCTCGCCGGACGCGGCTACCATCATGTGGATCACGGACAAACCCTGCCTGAGCTGGGTCGATTACGGGCCCACGCCCGAACTCGGAAACCGGATTCAAAACAGCCGCCATGGACTCGTGGACGCCTGCGACCTCATCCACCGCATACAACTCACCGGCTTGACCCCCGGGCAGCCGTATTACTACCGCGTGGCCTCCCGCGAGATCGCCCGGTTCGAACCGTATCAGGTGGATTTCGGCGGCCAGGTGCAAGATGCCGTGCGGCAGTTTACGCCCCCTCCGGCCGATGCGAGCCGCGTGGAATTCGTGGTGTGCAACGATGTGCACGGGAACGCCGAAACCTGGGCCCGCCTTCACGCCCTTGCCGCGCAGAAACCCTTTGATTTCCTGGTGGCCAACGGCGATCTCCTCGATCACATCCAGGAGCACGGGCAGGTTACGAGCCTGTTTATCGAGCCGTGCTCGAAGCCGCTTGAAGGCGCGCGGCCGTTCGTGTTCGTGCGCGGCAACCACGAGGCGCGCGGCCAGCATGCGCGCCACCTCCTCGACTACGTTGACACGCCGGCCGGCGGCTACTACTACGCGTTCACGCGGGGACCCGTGCATGTTCTCGTGCTGGACAGCGGAGAGGACAAGAAGGACGAGAGCGGCGAATATTTCGGCCTCGTGAATTTCAAGCCCTATCTCGAGAAGGAAGCGGAATGGGTGGCGGAACAGGTGAAAAGCGCCGCGTTCCGGCAGGCTGCGTTCCGGATCGTTCTCAGCCATATCCCGCTCGCTGCTTCAGGGGGCGGAAACGATTACCGCGCCCCTATTGTCGCGGCACTCAACGGAGCGGGAATCGACCTGGCCATTTCGGGGCACACGCATACGTTCGCGTATAACGGACCCGAGGCCGGGCGCGATTATCCCATCGCCATCGGCGGCGCAAACGATCCCGCGAACGCTACCCTGATCCGGGTCGAGGCCGACCGTGCCACCATGCGCATGCACATGGCTCTGGCCGACGGGACGGCGCTCGAGAGCCGCGAATACGCTGCCAAAGGGGCGTGA
- a CDS encoding zinc-dependent peptidase encodes MFALFKNRRRRNLRAGPFPDAWVTLLQKNVPYYRCLPWDDQHELQQHIKVFLGEKHFEGCRGIPMTDEIRVTVAGQACVLLLHRDTDYFPSLVTVLVYPSAFVVKTVVQRLETFAIHGEEEREGEAWQRGVVVLAWDSVHEGFRHPHDGQNVILHEFAHQLDLQDGDAEGFPPDVPPALRVRWGQVLSAAYKKLCSDVDRGRPGLLDPYGATNPAEFFAVVTEYFFECPDGLKRSYPDMYDVFREYYRQDPAALYESRKGKT; translated from the coding sequence ATGTTTGCCTTATTCAAGAACCGCCGGCGGCGAAACCTCCGCGCTGGACCGTTTCCCGACGCGTGGGTGACGCTCCTCCAGAAGAACGTCCCCTACTACCGCTGCCTGCCGTGGGATGACCAGCACGAGCTGCAACAGCACATCAAGGTGTTCCTCGGTGAAAAACATTTCGAGGGATGCCGGGGCATCCCCATGACCGACGAGATCCGGGTCACGGTGGCGGGCCAGGCTTGCGTGCTGCTTCTGCATCGCGACACGGACTATTTCCCGTCGCTCGTGACTGTCCTCGTGTATCCCAGCGCCTTTGTGGTCAAGACCGTGGTCCAGAGGCTCGAGACGTTCGCGATTCACGGAGAAGAAGAGCGCGAGGGCGAAGCGTGGCAGCGCGGCGTCGTCGTGCTCGCGTGGGACTCCGTGCACGAGGGATTCCGCCACCCGCATGACGGCCAGAACGTCATCCTCCACGAGTTTGCTCATCAATTGGACCTGCAAGACGGCGACGCCGAGGGATTCCCGCCCGATGTGCCGCCCGCGCTGCGTGTGCGATGGGGGCAAGTGCTCAGCGCGGCCTACAAGAAACTGTGCAGCGACGTGGACCGCGGACGCCCGGGATTGCTCGACCCCTACGGCGCCACCAACCCCGCCGAATTCTTCGCCGTGGTCACCGAATACTTCTTCGAATGTCCGGACGGCCTCAAAAGGTCTTACCCGGACATGTACGACGTGTTTCGCGAATATTACCGCCAGGATCCAGCAGCCTTGTATGAATCACGGAAAGGAAAGACATGA
- a CDS encoding M20/M25/M40 family metallo-hydrolase, which yields MRNLIDREGIRQIQEDMAFMCSTVGTRLAGSTEEERVADYMAGRLRALGLGNVEKLPFSCKRWLPGAASVRVAPDGPVLDAQQVTHSPATPPEGIEGALLFLEPVDWENGLRCGELDGKIGLFLGGYGESERVFAELHQSGLAALLFVDTRMQTAWPIANGVGERFMKHITKPMAYLSLMDAYGLARERAARVRLTCSGVMKDATSWNAAGELPGDDPGGRVIVVSGHLDSVSIGQGADDNASGIAATLECARRLRGVKRKHTLRFIGFGAEEQLSVGSNRYVNEQAADLDRIAWVCNFDSIGAHFGLSEVMCTGTPEMEAYVRGIADARMQYGTAYADVCPYQDQFWFAARGIPGVWFSRNTHLPGHWYHHSEYNNLDAVSCEEIAWTSETACVMLEELAGSSAWPFPRAIASDMREKADGYLRELF from the coding sequence ATGCGAAATCTCATTGACCGCGAAGGAATACGGCAAATCCAGGAGGACATGGCGTTCATGTGCTCGACCGTCGGCACGCGTCTGGCGGGCTCGACCGAGGAGGAGCGGGTAGCCGATTACATGGCTGGCCGTCTTCGAGCGCTGGGCCTTGGGAACGTCGAGAAACTGCCGTTTTCCTGCAAACGGTGGCTGCCCGGCGCGGCGTCGGTGCGGGTCGCGCCCGACGGCCCGGTTCTGGACGCCCAGCAGGTCACGCATTCACCTGCCACGCCGCCCGAGGGCATCGAGGGAGCGCTGCTCTTCCTCGAGCCGGTGGATTGGGAAAATGGGCTGCGTTGCGGCGAACTGGACGGCAAGATCGGCCTTTTCCTGGGAGGATACGGCGAATCCGAACGCGTTTTCGCCGAGCTGCACCAGTCGGGGCTCGCCGCGCTGCTCTTCGTCGACACGCGCATGCAGACCGCCTGGCCCATCGCGAACGGTGTCGGCGAACGGTTCATGAAACATATTACGAAGCCTATGGCCTACCTCTCGCTGATGGATGCCTACGGTTTGGCGAGGGAGCGCGCTGCGCGGGTCCGGCTCACCTGCTCGGGCGTCATGAAGGATGCCACTTCGTGGAACGCCGCCGGCGAACTGCCCGGCGACGATCCCGGCGGGCGGGTAATTGTCGTAAGCGGTCATCTCGATTCCGTATCGATCGGGCAGGGGGCGGACGATAACGCCAGCGGCATCGCGGCGACGCTTGAGTGCGCGCGCCGGCTTCGCGGCGTCAAGCGAAAACACACGCTGCGATTCATAGGGTTCGGCGCGGAGGAACAGCTCTCGGTGGGTTCGAACCGCTACGTCAACGAACAGGCGGCCGACCTCGACCGCATCGCATGGGTATGCAATTTCGACAGTATCGGCGCGCACTTTGGCCTGTCCGAAGTCATGTGCACCGGCACGCCCGAGATGGAGGCGTACGTCCGGGGGATTGCCGATGCGCGGATGCAGTACGGGACCGCCTACGCGGATGTGTGCCCGTACCAGGACCAGTTCTGGTTCGCGGCGCGGGGCATCCCCGGTGTCTGGTTCAGCCGCAACACGCATCTGCCCGGCCATTGGTACCACCATTCCGAATACAACAATCTCGACGCGGTATCCTGCGAAGAGATCGCATGGACGTCCGAGACCGCCTGCGTCATGCTCGAAGAACTCGCGGGATCCAGCGCATGGCCGTTCCCGCGCGCCATCGCTTCGGACATGCGGGAAAAGGCGGATGGCTACCTGCGCGAACTGTTCTGA